The DNA region ctgtttataacacgttatcagcacgattcgcgatgggggggtgtgttgtgacctgaagtcccacatcgctcccgtgcagtccactgagcgtgtatataggcaggggccAGAAACCCTTAACTTGAATGACGCATTTTCATAGGAGAAACAAAATCATGCGAGCCTGAAGCCCAAAACGGACAATATCGTTtaggctgtttataacacgttatcagcacgattggcgatggggggggggggggggggggggggagggtgTGTTGtaacctgaagtcccacatcgctcccgtgcagtccactgagcgtgtatataggcaggggTCAGAAGCCCTTAACTTGTATGACGCGTTTTCATAggagaaacaaaaccgtgcgggcctgaagctcaaagcggacaatatcgttCAGGCTATTTATAAcatgtttgttattattattattattattataatatcttaTAGGTAATTTTCACAATCTGTGTGTCAAATATAAGTTTTTCCCCCTTAAAACCCACActcattttctttgaaaaaaaaactaaaatatatatttagacaCAATGAAATGGAATGGAATACCTTGAGGGGGCATTTGGTTCAAGCggtgaaaagattattttagtaatctattttttattgtttatattattttgtttagttggtaaacaatagaaaattctagtaacttttattatcaatggtcatataacaagtaatataaaaaataatttgattatcattttcactttagatgttaaaagattatcaagataattttgattttgttataactatatccttatttatttattttttttagagaaaaataatctcattttcaattaatacaacaaataatatcaaaaatattttagtatagTTAAACCcaaggacatttaaataaaatataatactagtatttttttattacctctaatcaaacacaataattatttatatctattaatttttactaaattttatcaaatatagtaataatttatatataataatcttaaaaataatctatctataaaataatctttcaattttagtaaaaatattttttaaactaaacatcCCTTAAAAGTTGAAATGGCCAagagagatgatgatgatgatgatgataatattaaattatagagttttgttatttgttattcATGACATGATCTTATTTTGCACGGTAATGTTGTTTTGACATTTGTTTtacatttgaatatataattacatgttGTTCGTCCATGACCTTATTTTGCCTAATAATGTTTTGTATCTTTGTACTCTTTGGATCTTACTATGCTGCATTACTTACAGATCAATCATGTAATAATATTTGTTCAGATTGCCGACATGCCCacacaaggccaaaagacttcttcccacccaatgtttgatgcaTGCCCAAAGTTTCATCTGTgccattttgaaaatttaaaaccttgactataaaattattaaaattaaaaataaaattattatttaattaataatattaaaaaatataaaaaattatattatttttctttttaaatcttcaaaactaataagtttttttgtatgattatactttaaaaaattacatttcttcttataagtttttaaattttcaagcaAACTTTTTTTTCTAGTAACCAGCACCCTACAATTGTCCCTCTCTCTTCTTCTATTCTTATCCTTGTTAGAGAAGATTAGTATTTAtttagacaaagatgaatcgATAAAGATGATAAatcatttttgtcaaaaaatctaaaacaccgAAATAGATCGATGCGACACCAAAGTAGAAATCGACAAAGACACAAACCATTTTTCAATGAAGACAAGAGTCATCTTTATCGATTTGTTTTCGTCTAAATAAATACTTGTCTTATCCAATAAAAATGAGATTGGAAAAAATAAGAGAGATAGTCAAAGAATATCAATTACTAGAGGGGGTAAGGTTTgtcttaaaaattgaaattctaaaaatatatatataattttttaaattttaaggaagagaaaaattattaatttttactatttaaaaaatatatataaataaatatttattacagAATTTATGAGCGTATACTGAATCCATTTTATCTTCACCGACCTCATGGCATCCATGTTAACATGTTAACAGCACATGCGGGGGAACACGTCTTTTGGCCCCACACAAATCAATATGATAATTCAATGGTCCTGATCTTCCCACGTCAAACACCTTTATGGCTCGCAATAATGAGATCCTGCTTTCTCCCATCATCTCCAACCCTAAGGAACTTTTGGTAACAAACGGTCAAACTATGAACACCTACGGGTAAAAACCTCCCAAACCCTTCGTTGCTAAGCTTTCTCTTCGTTTAAATATCAAACTTTCTTCATCCCGAAACCATCCAACAAAACATCAAACAtgtcttcttctctttcaaCTTTTCCTGATCACGATGCCGAGATATGGATTGTTCCATTCTTCGGCCAAGGCCATCTTTATCCTTGCATGGAATTATGCAAGCAATTAGCCTCCCGTAGTATCAAATCCTCCCTTATCATTTCTTCCAATATCGCCAGTAACATCCCTTCCTCTCTGGGTCAATTTCCTCTCGTTCAAATTACTGAAATACCCTCGTCTCCGCCTCCGACGTTGCAGCCTAGCTCGGTCTCGGACCCTCTTCAACACCACCGTCACCAGCACGCTCAGATGGCCCAGGGCCTTCAGAATCTTTTTTCGACCCGGGTCCCACCGGTTTGTGCTATTGTTGATGTTATGATGTCCTGGACGGCTGATACTTTCAAAAAGTTTGGAGTTCCGATGATCGGGTTTTTCACTTCGGGCGCTTGCTCTGCTGCTATGGAGCATGCCAGCTGGAAGGCCCACCCAGAAGATCTAAAACCCGGGGAGATCCGTTTGCTGCCTGGGTTACCCGAAGAAATGGCTTTAACTGAGTCGGATCTTAAACGCAAGCCTCACGGACCTCCAGGTGGTACGTTCGGCTCACAAGGTGGTGCTGGCCCATTTCCAGGAGCAGGCCCAAGACCGGGTTTCCCTGGCCCACCGGGCGGAGGCCCGAGACCAGGATTTCTTGGTCCACCTGGCGCACCTGGGCCTAAGATGATGGGCCCACCTCGTCCGGGTCAACAACCACCGTGGGTGGAGGAAGTAGCGGGCTCAATCGCGATGGTGCTCAACACGTGTGACGAGCTCGAACGACCGTTCATCAAGTACCTAGCTGATCAAACGGGAAAACCAGTTTGGGGAGTCGGACCACTATTACCGGAACAATTCTACAAATCAGCCGGTTCATTGCTTCACGACCGCGAGATAAGGACGAACCGCTGGTCTAACGTGACAGAAAACGAGGTAATCGAATGGTTAGATTCGAAGCCACGTGGATCAGTGTTATACATTTCATTCGGTAGTGAAGTCGGTCCCAATATGGAGGAGTACCCACAGATAGCGGACGCATTGGAAGCATCAAACCAGCCATTTATTTGGGTCATCCAATCCGGAGCAGGTAGATCGGGTCCGCCACGTCAGCTACTGGGCCTAAGCGGCCCAGAAGGCGAAGAAGAAGGGTATTTTCCACATGGGCTGGATAGTAAAGTTGGGAAAAGAGGTTTGATAATACGCGGATGGGCACCACAATTATTGATACTGAGTCACCCGTCGACGGGCGGATTTTTAACGCACTGCGGATGGAATTCAACGGTGGAAGCACTCGGGcgtggggtcccatttttggcGTGGCCAATCAGAGGGGATCAATTTGATAATGCAAAATTGGTGATCAATCATCTGAAAGTGGGGTACATGGTTCGTGATGACCAATCAAAATTGACGAGGAAGGATGATATAATAAAGGGAATCGAAAAGCTGATGGGAGATGAAGAAATGAAGAAGGGAGCTGAAATTATTGGGAAGAAATTTGCGAATGGTTTTCCTGCCAGTTCAACTGCTTCTTTGGATGCCTTGACTGATTTTATTATTAGGCAGAAAGCAGTTTAGACGTAAACTTTATTTTGTACGGCTGAAATATTGCCATATGATATGAAAAGATCAATTACATTTTGCATAGACTAATGtcgaattattatattattataagcacATAAGTTTCAGTTAACTGAAAACTTGAGGATTTAAAAGGAATataacaaaccctaggggtttTACATGATAGTTGCCAGATTTTTGTTTATGCACGTGTAACAGAAATCACATGGTGTGATCCACGTGTCAATCAAAAACTCAATTGTGTTCTAATTGCCGTCACATTTTTCTTGTGCATTTTTCTTTCAAGTTTTCAGATGGGCCGATTCTGATTCTCACTGTCATCTCCACTCACCCACGGACttcacaaatttttatattctttttcatgTGCCTTTTTGGATCATGTAATTATACGCCTCGCTTCAATCATCTCTCGTATCGTAACTTGTAAGTACGAAATATAATATTCATCTCCATCGCCTCTTCTCTTATTTTACCTTTCATGGGCTCTCTTTACACACCATAACTACTCATTTTCCTTGctttgtttatatgtttttattctGGACAAGTTTAATCCATATAATTGACCTGTTAGATTTGTGATAAAATAAGATCTATTTCCTCTTTGTTCTTATTTTTATGAGATTTCAATTTGCTTCTTGTTGTATTATTCGTAGTAAGCTGTAAAAAGATTCTTTCAAGGAAAAATTTTTAGTAGgtggttttcttttttcagttaaattcCAAGGAATGGGTTTCTAAATTTGTTTAGATTTGTAGTGGTTTCTATTATAAagtcaaagtttaatttttttttattaggtaTAATATAGGGCTTTAACGAAGTGCAATTGTTCAGAGAGATAGTCAGAAGTCTCTGCTTTACAATTGAAGAATGAATCTGAACCTTCTTTGAAACAGGAATGGTTCTCTGATTCAAGAAGAGGCGGAGCacttaaagaaacaattaaaggTTTAAACCGTCAAGCCCGAGTgtaaataacaagaaaaatggGATCTTTTAAAGGTCATGCTCTACCaggaactctttttcttttagttggTGTGTGGCACATATGGAGCTCTGTGGTTCGATATGTATCATATCCCAAGTCATTTCGGGTCCGGGTTTGGAACCCAGTTCCTGGTTTTGATGGGAAGCTCAAATATTTGGAACTTTATGTGGTAGCAATTGGTGCTTTTCTTGATATGTGTATTGAGCTTCTGTACTCAACCCATCTGAAGTTTTTGGTCAATGGTGTCTTGAACCGGCATCACATGAACGATTTTGAACATTCTGGGATGCTTCTTATGTTCTTTATCTTCGGTGTTATTTGTTTGCTCTCTGAGAAAACGAGGTTGGTTGCTCCTACTTTGCCTTTTTCATTTCAATGGCCTTTTTGTTATGTTATGTATTGCttaagttttatcatattttagtaTCTTCTTCATGGGAATAAATGATGTAATAATTGAGATGGAATAGACTACCGGAGTAATTATGATTTCTTatcaaaattatgtaataattatttgtcCATAGTTTTGATTAGGTGAGGAAACTATTTAGGAATAGTAAAAGAACCTAGAAAATGAGAATCCAATGATAGAGGATGATAATGATactcctttaaaaaaaatatttcccaATGCTTTGTTGAGAAGTTACAAGAAAAGAGCATGCATTTTGCGGGCTTTTCCACATAATGACTTCAAAAAGCTAAACCTCTTTTATGTAGATCAAGCTTTAAATTTTAGTCTTTTAAATTCTGATAGTAAGGGAAGACTCTTAAGTGAATTTCTATTTCTCAGTGTGCTTAGGATTGTAAAGTTATATGTTTCATACTTCTTGAAGCTTGGGAAATTTGACTTTAGAATCTATCAATTGAATTGAGGGCCTAATTCTTTTGGGTTCTGAAAATCTGAACTTCAAATgctcaagtttttttttataactgttAATGTTACCGGTCTGATCATAACTGCTACTGAGAGATATGAGATTTGATTTGGTGGgtgaaaggaaaagaagaaattgTAAAGGGCTAAAGCTGCAGAGTGTgaaattgtaaatgaaaatCTAGATAGAAGTTTCAGTATGAGGCTTGCTGAAAAAATTTTCAGTGACCTGTAGCGAATCCCAGTAACATCGTTTCATACATATTTCTTAGACTTTATTTCTAGTGATAACTGCTCTGGCATTAAACCCCTAAGTTCCAGCAAAAATCCTTTTTTCTTCCCATGATTTCTCAATATGAAACTGAAGTATGCAGACCTGGAAATTTATAAACAAGTAGAAAGTTCAATTTATGAATTCATCACTGATTAACTTTTGCTTTGCCCTCTCATCATCTTTGTTTATGTAGTATCAGACTCAAACTAGGTTTTCTTTAATAACTTACACTCCTTCTTCAGGTTTAGAATTTCTTCtttgtttaaagaaaaactaattttcaCTGATTTAGATATTAGTTTTATATCTTTAGAtttcttgagaaattttaacatttcatgTACAAAACTGACTTGCAACAATGATTGTGTCCCCATCAGAGCAGACCATGattttgtatctatttttttgttattgtcaGGCTAATCATTAGCCATTGGAATGATGTTgaaatttcattactttttttccaattaaaatatttagaataaatttttgataatcttAGATATATTGcaaattgattttatgtttcCATTTAAATCATTTTCTTCAGCTTTCTTCCCTTGCCTGAAGGATCCCTTGGTTTGATTGCTGCCACAGCATTCTGTGCAGAGTatctactattttattttcattcaacaAGTCATAAAGGCCTTGAGGGGTATTATCATCTCCTTCTTGTCCTCTTGGTAGGGCTTTGCATTTTAACGAGTGTTGCTGGAGCTATCTTCCCAACCAGCTTTCCTATTGATCTATGTAGCGGCATTGCTATAACTCTCCAAGGCCTCTGGTTCTATCAGACTGCCTTCACTCTCTATGGTCCCATGATGCCAGAAGGCTGTGGACTCAACGGAAATATGATTTCTTGTCACTCCAGAGACAGCGAAATTCGAGGTGAGTTTTTCGCTAACTTCCAGCTCTTTTCCTTGGTATTGGGAGTTCTTGTCGGAGTTGTGGCGGCATATGTTTTTGCAGCCTCAAGATATGAGAGTTCTGAATCTGATATTCAGAGCTTACAAGTGGTCCGGGATGGGTCAAGATTAAATTAAGGGTATTCTATCTTTCCGTGTAATCTGTTTAGGTAGATATAAACTGGAGATTCATAGTTTCATTTGAGTTAGTAGCTCTTTCAGAGTTGATATAAATTTACTGTTTAGTGCATAATATAACACACTGATTAACTTTTGAAGCATGTATAATAATGCAGTCTGGATAGACTGTTAAACCAAAATTTGTAATGATAACAGATGTTAATGTAATTTGGGACATCTCATTCTACCATTGATGATCATACCGAGACAATTATACGGTTTTAAAGCTTTCCAGTGAAAGATCAGGTAGAGATGGACATGAATGGCGTTGCGTTTTCAACATTGAGAAAGTGTGAGACTAAAAGAGAAATAGTATTATCTTCATGCCTTGCGTAAGTAAATGAGATTATCTTGTGGCTTCAAAATCAGGAGgataattgataaaatgatagaCAAACAGGTGTAGGAATAAGGATTAGCAAAGTCCAAAGTTCCTTCATTATTGAGGCCGGAGACAAATACGGCTTTCCATGGGGCTTAAACTGTGGATTTGTTTGCTTTGAATTAGGCCAATTACCTATTTCCAACCCAAACTATGATGTGAAGATTTTCACCTTTAaagtctgaaaattttatttgcccACCCATTTTAGagtaaaatattgttttgtcctttgtaaataattgatatatgaTGATTGAGTTGTCCCAaactgatataataaaaaaccaataaaaccAAATTCAATGAATCATCTCAACCACAACATAACAAAAGCATTAACACCAAAAGACAAAAACCGCAAAAATAGAAAAGTACAGAGCAGGTTCAGAATATGGTCACCCATTTATCTCCTTCTCTCTCCCAATCCGAACGTTCCCCAGATTGGATacctttcaaatttcaatctctttaGTAGTAGAAGAAGTtggaacataaataaatataatagagtCGTAGAGATTAGAAGCCAAATTCACATAAAAAGATAGTTGAACATGAACATGTGGTGCAAATGCAATGCCCACAGCTGCTGCCACATATGTTAAAAACAATCGTAACTCAACAaacatcatttgaaaaaaatttcaaatctccATCCATGTGTAACTAACTCACAAGGGAGAATGGATAGGGGACTGGTaagaaacaaaatggaaatGCAAAAAAAACCACTATCAATACAAGCATTCAAAACTATTTTGATTGAGAGACTTGTCTGAGAGAGAACCGCCATTCTTCTTCACTTTAAAATAACtctttttaagtttaaacttcaATGCACCGTTATGTATTATTCCAAAGGGTTTCAAATTTGCCCCATCTCGCTTGGTAGACCGCCATAAAATTCAGATTCAGTTTATTTGGCTTAATCAATTCATGATAAAAGGATGTGATTACTGAACGTTCGATAAACAAGTTGTCCCATTTTGTGTGAAAGGCTAACGGGTGTTGCtcatataataaacaaacaatAGTTGAATAACCTTAATTTCTCCAAGAGAGAGTTTGAAAAGAGTATTCATAACTATTTTCTTATAATCCACCCAACATCATGTAAAATCTATTTCAATCCAATAATAGCTAATGCagtaagtttgaaattttaaacagtataagaatttgatttatcTTGCTACTTTACACACATTGAAACAAACCCATACAAATTCCAGCTTGTAGCAgctatttaaacaaaattccaGCTTGTAGCAGCTATTAAAACAAAGCCATACAATTGAGAAATAAGCACATTAGATGCTCATTTTCGGAAAACAAGCACAGAGAATTTGCTAAAGGAACTATTTGAGAAATGTAAGGAATACAGCAAATTCAGGGAATTTATAATATTGTGCAGTGTAAGCGACAATTATGTCATATATAGTATTAATTGAACTTTATTCATATCCCTAAAAATAATAGCTTTTCTATCAGGATATGCCAAACCCATGATCACTGTTCAGTACGGAACGATAATGGAATCTATAAGCTCCTGAAGTGGAGCAAGCTCCTTCTTGTCAATTAGACCAAATTCCTGCATTCAATAGCAGTACACTTAATATAGCAACCaacaaaatattgataataatagaACTAAAGACACATTCCTCATCAGAAAACATGCATGTCTTGCCCAATTGTTTAACTTCATAACTGAACAGGGGAAAAAATGCTGTGATTGCAACTTATACCTAAACAGATATAAAGAATAGGCACATAATCTGGTCTACCATAAGGTTGGGATGAATTGTAACTTACACAGGTAAATAGTATGAAGTGCTTGAAGCATGTGTTCAGATGAGCTTCTTCCTTAAGGTTCACAATTTTTTGGAAGTGAGAGTGATAAATGTGAGCATATACACGGaacaatcttttgaatattGTTTTCACAACATCCTTAAAGTTGGGCGGAAATGGAACACCTACAAAATTTTCagagataattaaaaattagcagggtacacaaatatatacaatcTGGTTACCAAGTGAAACCAAAATAGTGTGCCAGTAAAGATAGTGATTCTCATCACATAGGatatggtttaaaaaattctCACCCTGAGCTGCAACTTGACCTTATAATAAAGAATTAGAAGAATAAAGTACATCTGTGATAATCTAAATACCAAGCTTTTGAGGAAATATGGACTCATCATCAAGCTGAGACTCAATCCAGTCCATTAAATATTCCACATATTTTGGAGCAGAGACCTCAATAGGTTTTTTGATTTGTACACCATCTGCCCATCTGTACTCATACCTGTGAAGTTTCCCAACTTTATCAAGTGATGAACATCAAAAAGATACAATGTAGATAATTAAATAGTAGTTTCAGAGTCTTCAAAAATCATGGAGGCAACTTAAGTTGATCAAGCAATAAGGAAAACATAAATGACGTTTTaactatttcaaattttttttggtaaactGTAGCTTACTTTTTAGACTAGTTAcaacaaaaagagaaaggatTTTATGAAGCAACACAACTCTTAATACTTCAAAAGATATTGAATGACTGAAGCAATTACATCTTAATGCCAAAATTGATCAAATGGTAAGACACTGAGgcaaaaaacaaacaatatttcTTTGGAGTCCCAAAGAACAGATTATAtagtataatttgaaattaaaaatctaatggCATACTTGGGGCCTGCTGTCATTGTAGGGCAGTTCTCAGCAGTACAGAATTCTGTTAGGGTACCATACAGCAGATTTACCTGGTTGAAGAAATCCACAGCTGAAATAGAGAAACCCAATAAACTTATTTCAGAAATGTACTACAGAAGATTGGTAATAACTTATAGCGAGTGGAAAGTTTGTTTTAAGACATTTTCTCAAAACATCTTTCAAAAAACAACACATCTATTTGCACCAATGCAGTCTATTTCAAAGGGAAAATAATAATCTATAATATGGGAGTGAAGAATATTACTGTTGACAGCAAGCCACTCATTTAGATCCTCCCCAGGAGGAAGCCTTACTGCTTCCCTCAGGTTTCCACTACCTAGGGTCGCATCAATATGTTTCCGAAGCTGTGCACCCTGCATCCAAAGTTCAGTAAAagataaacattaaaattttcgttttcaatttattttttaaaacaaaaacacaaaaagttaCCAAACACATCTCAATCTTTCAACCAAAAAACACAAATATGAACATCATACCATACATCGGAGAATAGTAAATATCACATGTTATTAAGATAAGAGCAACTTCAAAGACAAAAACTACTAGTTACAAGAAGAATACCAACCTTACTCCCTGATGGGGCACTCTTTTTTGGGCGAAATGTCCTCTGATTTCTGTTTCCAGAAAAATTTATCAAGCAAGATTACAACTGAAAATTAAGTAACAAAGTTCTTCAACTCATGATTATATATCAACATGAAGTACAATAATACCAGACAAAGTCCCTTCAAACACATGATTATATATCAACATGATCATCAACAAATACATGAAAAAGTGAGCAGGGAAGAAGGGTGTTCATGGT from Mangifera indica cultivar Alphonso chromosome 8, CATAS_Mindica_2.1, whole genome shotgun sequence includes:
- the LOC123223909 gene encoding MOB kinase activator-like 1A → MSLFGLGRNQRTFRPKKSAPSGSKGAQLRKHIDATLGSGNLREAVRLPPGEDLNEWLAVNTVDFFNQVNLLYGTLTEFCTAENCPTMTAGPKYEYRWADGVQIKKPIEVSAPKYVEYLMDWIESQLDDESIFPQKLGVPFPPNFKDVVKTIFKRLFRVYAHIYHSHFQKIVNLKEEAHLNTCFKHFILFTCEFGLIDKKELAPLQELIDSIIVPY
- the LOC123223905 gene encoding scopoletin glucosyltransferase-like, which codes for MSSSLSTFPDHDAEIWIVPFFGQGHLYPCMELCKQLASRSIKSSLIISSNIASNIPSSLGQFPLVQITEIPSSPPPTLQPSSVSDPLQHHRHQHAQMAQGLQNLFSTRVPPVCAIVDVMMSWTADTFKKFGVPMIGFFTSGACSAAMEHASWKAHPEDLKPGEIRLLPGLPEEMALTESDLKRKPHGPPGGTFGSQGGAGPFPGAGPRPGFPGPPGGGPRPGFLGPPGAPGPKMMGPPRPGQQPPWVEEVAGSIAMVLNTCDELERPFIKYLADQTGKPVWGVGPLLPEQFYKSAGSLLHDREIRTNRWSNVTENEVIEWLDSKPRGSVLYISFGSEVGPNMEEYPQIADALEASNQPFIWVIQSGAGRSGPPRQLLGLSGPEGEEEGYFPHGLDSKVGKRGLIIRGWAPQLLILSHPSTGGFLTHCGWNSTVEALGRGVPFLAWPIRGDQFDNAKLVINHLKVGYMVRDDQSKLTRKDDIIKGIEKLMGDEEMKKGAEIIGKKFANGFPASSTASLDALTDFIIRQKAV
- the LOC123223908 gene encoding transmembrane protein 45B-like, which encodes MGSFKGHALPGTLFLLVGVWHIWSSVVRYVSYPKSFRVRVWNPVPGFDGKLKYLELYVVAIGAFLDMCIELLYSTHLKFLVNGVLNRHHMNDFEHSGMLLMFFIFGVICLLSEKTSFLPLPEGSLGLIAATAFCAEYLLFYFHSTSHKGLEGYYHLLLVLLVGLCILTSVAGAIFPTSFPIDLCSGIAITLQGLWFYQTAFTLYGPMMPEGCGLNGNMISCHSRDSEIRGEFFANFQLFSLVLGVLVGVVAAYVFAASRYESSESDIQSLQVVRDGSRLN